The sequence TAAAAGATGAAATGTGCCACAGTGACTGAAATGTAATGCAGAGCCCAAAGTAACTGCAAATGAGCCATATTGGATCACAACATACTTCTCAAAACTGCATTTGACAGTAAAGGTTAACGTCTTCAGACAAAGAAGCAAGTAACAGTTGCAGTTGTAGTGCAGAATGTGGTAAATATGAAAACTGCGCTTCTCTTTTCAGTTACGAATGGGAATCCATCTATGCAATCACAAGAAAATTAGACAATCACAAACCACAAAGAAATAGCATCATGGAGTCCAGCCAACGATGGTTTAAGTAAAACCAGCGAACCCAATCAACACACATCACATCTATCAAAATCATCTAATCTCTGCATTATCCAGAACGGTACTGCATCACACAGTGTGACAGAAGCCTAGAAAAACGATCAAAATGAGGCAACTACGGCACAAGCGTAATGACTAAGCAGAATGGGTTCCAAAAACCACAGAAACTGTCAGGGAAGGGCCTTTGTGTGACGACGCACCATGGATGTGCAGCGTCCCGGCCGCGCCAGCGTACGCGGATCGGTTGCTGTCCTCGACATCTGATGTCCTCGCCGTCCGGGCAAGCGCAGACGCCTCGTAACCTGCAACCAAGAAACAACAAGCTCAAAACTCAAAACCGCAGGAAGCAGTTCTCCGCAGACCGCAAGCAAGAAAGTGGAACCGGAAGCAAGAAGCAAGGCGGGCGCGATGTTCTTGGGGACGCACCATGGAGGCGCGGCGTCTGGGACTCGCCCGCGCAGCTGTTCCCACCCACGCCGTCGGGCAGGTGGCCGTGCGCCTGGCCGCAGACGGCTGCGGAGGGCTCCTCTGGCTCTGCAACCAAGAAACCACAAGTTCAAAACAGCACGGGGTTCTCTGCAGCCAAGAAACTGGAACCGGAAGCAAGAAACAAGAAGGGCACGattttcttggaatcttgcggACGCACCTTGGAGGCGCAGGCGCAGCGTCCCGGACGCGCCCAGGGAGCGGCCGTCCCCTCCATTGGTCCTCGCCGTCCGGGAGTTCGACGACCCGTCATCCTCGTTCCCGGACATCTTCTCCTTCCGCTTGCGGTCTTCCATCCCGCCCTCTCCGACGCCGCCTCTCACTGAACGATCAAGCCTACGGGACAGCCGGACAGGGGCTCGGGGCTTCTTGGAAGACCGTGGATTGGAGGGTGAGCGCGAGAAGGAATTGATGCGACGAGGGAGGAAGACGaagctatatatatatggcCGGCAGAGCAGAGCACAGGGGTTGCCGTTGCGGCTTGGCGGTTGGCGCTGCCTGCTACTGCGATTCTGGAAGCGAAGCAAATTTGCCGATTTGGGGAGTAGTACTAGTTGACAGAACGGACCTGGGCCCAATTGTGCAGGTCAAGTGAAACCTGTATTTGGCAATTGCTCACTGGTGGGGAACAAACCAAGCTTTTGCTGGGTTTATTTGTTCATGGCCTACATTAATTTCCATGGTTTCTGGCTCATAATCTTGGGCCTATTAGCCATTTAGCCTCACAAATACAACATAAACTGTTACTGAACAAAACTTTCCAGACATAAAAGTATTATAGCATAGATAAAGGAAATGGGCAGGTGAAATATGGAAcaagaaagataaaaaaaatcctAGCTACGAATATGATGCAATATAGTTTGGTAATGACACTATTCAAACCGGCCATATTTTTGCTCCCTGAAACGGCCGGCTTTCCATCTTCTATTATTGATCAGGCATCTTCCTCTTCACACCTCATTCACACACACTCATCCTTCGATTCGTTCGTCAAACTGTGGCCGCGCCCAGCGACGACACATGTTCTCCTCCTCCGTGCCGCCCTACTATGGTGCCCCGTCCTCCTCCCAGTCTTACAGCAGCGAAGGCTGTACGGCGCCTCGCCGCCCTCGTCCGCCCCTCCGTACGGCACGCTGCCGCACTCGTCCGCGCCATAGGGAATTGTAGCATGTCTCTccttcctcgtcctcgtcctcctctcaGATTGAGCCATGGCTGGTTAGGGTACGATCTGGGATTTGAGGCCGGGGGTTAGGGTTCGGGGGATTTTGGCTAGATGGCCACCAACGAGGCCGTGAGCAGCTGCTCCAAGATCTACGTGGAGGTCtaccctccctcctctccctcagGCTCAGCATGGCTGTTGTGCTTCTCACTTCTCTTGGCTGCTCAGAACCTGTTCGAGAAAATGCATGTGTGACTTGTTTGAAGTGTTACTTACAAGCATCATCGTTTGCTCCTGTGTTGCGTCTAGGAGAAGCTGTATATATATCAAGGAGGTAACGGTGGCCAGCCAGGAGATGGTGAAGGAGCATGTGGACCAGATACTGCTTGAGCCCGCCGACACGGATGTCACCTTCCTCATGGTCGGTGACCCATTCGAGTAACACATGATTTGATTCTAGTTCCGCTTTTTTGAGCTGCCTGTGTTAGTTTTAAAGCGTCTGCAGATCACAAATGTGTGCTCATCCAACCTATAAAGTTGTTGATGACCACATGCGTGGAAGTCTGAATGTGCTTGCCTGCAAACTTCGTTTTTAGTTTTGTGAATTGGTTTCATTTTGCTTTAACCATTTGTGCAGTAAGATAATAGGACAACTTGCCGATTCAATTAGTGTaaattatagtatagatagCTCTTTCAATCATTATCATCTCGCACCTCCAAATCCTTTTGCATCTGCGGTGCTCGTTAGGGATTTTGACGTTGTTTGGTACGGTGGGAGTTCATTGCATTTGCATTTGGATTTCAGTGACCTATTCtcggcagaggagatggagtGGAAGCACAGATTCAGGAACTTCGGTGTGGTAGGAGTGGGTTCATGACACATGCATCCCCAATTCTCTGCATTTTTGGGTTCATCGTCAAACATTTTCAGTACTTTGCAATAGGCATTTTTTGTCAAATAGTAGAAGCATTTTCAATACTTTTCTATAGAAAATTTATCAATTACTAGAAGCATTTCAGCACTTTCCAGTAGGCAACTCAGTGCATTTATCCAGGCAATTTATTTCTACAAGATGTTCTAATTTCCCCCCAAAATGCTTATAGGAATACAGAAAATACAGAGATGATGTTATTATGAAGAACAACTACAAGGAGAATATGATGGGGGTGGAAGTAAGCAATCCACGGTACATGTGCATTCTACTTGCTCTACACGTTTTGTAACAGCAAGTGATCTACGACTGGACAAATATATAATAGAAGTTATCTCTCTGGGATAGATGGAATGTTGTATATTACTCTTGTCAATAATCTCCACCAATAGCTGTTTATTGGTTTATGGAACTAACTTTTGGTTAGACTTTGAATGGGAACAAGTTCCTATGTCATATTTTCTGATACATAAAGAACAGAATAAAAACTGAAACGCTTGATGTCGTAGTTAGACTGCAAGTGAACTTTGACTAATAGCAGGTGCTGTAGTTAGACTTTTAATATGTATATTTTGTTGCTGGCTTTGACATTCCCGATATTGCTGAGTGGTTAATGTGTGCAGGTTCTTTCGTGCCCTTGACCTAAGGTTGAGCAACATCCTTCCTACCATGAGCTTTGATAACTGTGATTTTCACTTTTCAGGTATACATACATCATCTGATTGAAAATGTGGCGAATTTTTAGACTGCAAGTTATCTGATTGTTGTTTATTGTTTGAGTAGTAATTTATCTCATAGGTTATCTGATTATTTGCTGTTTGAGTAGTATCTATTTTTAACTGGGCGAATAGTAAGTCTACACAGCAAGTCACCTATTGTTTTTGGATGATTGAGTTATCGAGCATTCCTTTCATTTTCAGTTAAGTAATTTTTTATTATCTACTAGCATTTTTAAGTAATGGTTAAGCTGtttatttattatgcattaGCAATTTTGCAGCTGTATCTTGCCACTCTTTTTaacaagagtaaaatgcactgtgggtACATAAACTTGTAGTgctgtgtcaaataggtccataaacttagaaaccggacatctagcccctcgaacttgcgaacccgttcacccctggtccagtccggttttgCATGGCTTGCATGGCAATGTGCGCCcgcgatttgctacagtaaacccgGATTGCTACAGTTACCgcggttttgttttttcttttctaatttatttcggctgaatctttgaaaaatcataactcttcgatacAACATCAGATGAAGATGATTTTTCGATACAACATCGGTAACTGTAGCAAAACCGATGTTgtatcgaagagttatgatttATCCGATGTTGTCTAGGCATTTTATTATGTCCTAATTTTCGACTGATAATCCATGATTCAGTCATGGCAACTTCTGCTAAATCATTAAATAATTCATTAATTTTAGTTTATCATTTTTGCATTCTGATTCTAGCATTTTCCAATGTTCCTACTAGTCATTTTTTAGATTTCATGTGTTCTGATTTAGTAATTTCATATCTATATTGCTACAAGTGAGATGAATATCTCACCCTAATTCTTGGACAACCATTTTGATGATTAATATCATTAACTTGCTTTATCTTCATTGATTGGGTTTCAATTGATGTGATTGCATTAGACTTCAAATCGATGCATGCCACTTTATGTTCACTTTTGATGAACTGGGTCCAGCTTGTGTTTGTGCTATCACCATTTCAATAATggatatagtttttttttccttaccTATCGTGTGGTAGGCAAAGTCATCATACTAGGCAAATAAACCATCACTTAAGTAAGAAATCTGAATTTTTAAAATACAATTAAAGGATCATGCCCATCCTGTGCTTTTGGATGTTTCATTTTTGTGTATGGACAAGCCATGTGATCTGTTCATGGCATCAAGAAACAACCTTCATCCTGATCTGCTTTTATTTTTTAgttctttttttagattaaacTTACATTGATTCATCACCTATCACTTGGTTTATTTTTTTGGCAAGGTTGTTAGCATTATTCTGCATGGCCATTAAGCTTTCTGTATTTCTTCATGGATGGAAGTTTTTATCTAGCAAGTCTGAAACTGGTTGttcaatatcatcaatatttaAATAAATTTCAATAGGCATTTAAATACTATCCAGCTCCAGCTAGCACTTAAAAATGTTAACATGAAACTATTTAGAAAAGTTTAAGATTTGTATCGATTAGTAAATAAGCTTTGCATGCAGACAATAATATGATTCCAGATTATGCAAAACAATAAATTTCAGTAGGCAACAATATGTTATGTACTAAGGAATAATATGGTTCTTGATAGGCAAAACACTATACTTCATTAGGAAAATTTTTAGCGAGCACTTCGTAATTCCTTTTTTGATTTGTTGCCTTAACTAGTATGTCACATACAACTACTATCACTAGTAGTAGATAATATCCCTCCCTACCACTATGTGCATTCAGCGTTCAACGACCTTCAATGCAACAAGCCAATATGATTTGCCGTGCCGTGGATAGTGATTATTGATGTTGTTTCGTTCGAAACACTTTGATCCTGCCTACCTTGCCTTCAGCATGAGGTCCAGTGTTCTtgagagttttttttatttctttcaagATCTGTTGCTCTTCTTTTCAGTTGCTCCTGTCTCTTGTCTGAAGTGGAGCAAGAAAGAAGTCGTTGCATTTCCCAATCTCTTCACCTGACAGAGTTAGGACAAGATGTAGCTGACAGGCAATGAGGACAGAAGCAGCTACCCTATGCTTATCTACCAGTGTGTTTTGTGGGTACAACACCCTTCTTCAAATTGGCACCTGAAATTTTGTTGTGATGTTTGCCACTTTTGCCTAGTAATAATCTGAATGTGGAATGTTTCAGTTTCACTGTAAAGAGTCAAAGACTGGTATGCTCTGGGCCAAGCATGCCCCCTCCCTCATCACTAGGTGTGATAACTGGTAATGTAGTATTAGTGCTACTCTATATACTTTCTGGAGTAATGTAACGCTTTCGAGATTTGGCATATCAATATATTATCTGTGCATTTTTTTTACTTCCTTTAGTGTTACAATATGTATGCCATCATCTTTGTTCGGCAAGCGGTGTTGTCAGGAGCCGGTAGTATTGCCTTGTTCAATGAAGAAGCAGTGGCAATTCAGATCAGAATATATGGCAGATGGTTCGAACAGAAAAATGCATACGTGCAGGAAAAAGATGTAACAGCATAAGCGTTTTGCCAGAAGAGGAAACTTGTCTTGTTGTGTATTGCAATCTTTTCGAAAATGGGGTTGCCTTACTGGCTGTCTAAATGACGGCCAGCTGTAGAATAGCCACGTCCATATAGTTACTGTACCCAAATCTGAAAAACAACCACTTTACTATATTTTGGTGTGTGGATGTCAACCCAGAGACCGTTAGATCATTTGGCACAGCGTGTCCTGGATTTGGGGCCTATGACTAGGATGTAACTCGTTTGATGGTGTATGGCTGCTCTCAAGGTGAGTCGAAAGTGGATGTGCAATGTTATCAGTTATCAGAAAATATTGCGATTGATAATATTTGATGTTGCATGAATGTATGCAGATGTTTCGTTGGTTTATTTTTTTAAGTTGCATAGTTGATTCCAAGAGGTTGCAGTGGTCAATTTTGGAGGTTTTAACTCTTTTATTAGGAGTGTTGAAAAAGTTGTAATTTTTTCAGAGGTTTTAACTCTTTTATTAGATTTTTCCCTACTGAAAATACCTTTCCAATGTGTTCTACCAGTGCAACCTTCATATTGCCTTTGCAGAATATCAAAGGTAAGTCAGAACTGGGAGTTGATTGTGGTCCAATATGTTCTTGAGTTGATAGACAATTAGACATGGAATGCAGGGTGTCGTCGAGAGCTCTGTAGGGCTAATAATTTCTAAGCCACGGCTCCTATTCTTTTCTAGAATTCTGCAGCATCCATAGAATTTGGAATGCAACTTCAGAGAGTTGCAGGTCTCAAAGATTATGTTCAGAATCATTTAGAATGTTTCTAAAGACTAAACCCTTAGCCATGGTAAAGTTTGTAAAGGCAAACATATTTTCTATATCATTCTTCTAGAAAATGCTaaaggagaagaggaagatcagTTTTGGAGGATACACTGAAAAAATAATGAACCCCTGCTCAAgtaaatttcagtatttcacTATGCTGAAACTTGGCAAGAAAATCAACCGCATTAGTACAAAGTGGAAGGGGCGCTCCTCTATTAATGCTAAGTTTGCAGtcaaaactcaatgcaaaatagcCACTGTACCAGAAGTTAAAGGAGTAAGTGCTAATGGAGGAGATATGTGCAGAGAAATATCTTGCATTGGATACACATAATTCATTAGGAACAAGGATATCTGACAAATAAATCCATAAAAAATAAGATTTCATAAGCATCAGGGACctaaaattcataaaaataagATTACACAAACGTCCATGATTTATACTGTCGTACAGGTTCAGAAATTAATCAAACTAGGATTAGAAAAGCATTCATCATGGGGTTCATGACAATCATTTTTGTTTGCCTTCCTGGGAGTGAGCTTTTTCTTCACAGCTCTCTTTGCAGGGGAATGTcttgatagttttttttttcctgaattgCTGGCAGTATGCTGTTCACAAGAATGTAGACCTTTCCAAAATCAAACAATACATGATTAACTAGGATAATCATCTACTGGTATTAAATTTGACCTTTATAATCAGGCCATTTCTTTGCTGACAAATCTCATGCTCAACAAGAAAAAGTTAACTCTTAgagttccaaaaaaaataagCACATCACCTGGCATGCTTCCTTGTGAGCACGCATACATAATTACATAGTACTTACACAAGATATTAGATCACTGCAAGAAATTCATCACAGACAGTCAGGCACATATCCAACTCGTCTTGCATAGGGTCATCCTCATAAGCCCACATCTTCTTCAAAAGCGCTGGACAAATTTTAGCCACCTGCTCCAGTAGTCCATCGTTCATTGCCATGGCAGCTTCCAGTACAGGAggatctgaaaggaacacaaagCAAGCCTCCCTAAGAAAGCTGGAGTTGTGCTGTACCGCCAGCTTGAGTATTTTTGCAGCAGTATTCTCGTTTAGTTCCCTTATTAGTCTCTCCTCACAGATCAGCTTGAGCCCCTGCATGCCGAACCTATCCGCCGCTGCCAGCAAATGCTCAGCCATCATAGAGCCTTCTACTCCAGTCACCTCTGGTAGCGAATCTGTGTATATAAAATGTAGCAAGCTCTTGAACACCTGAGGTAGCATATCATCGATCCATATGCAAGAAGATCCTGATGTTGAAGCTCTTGAGAGTTCTGCCTTAAAGACCGGCGATCTTGCCCTAAGAACACACCTGTGAGCGCTGAATTTCTCACCGGCAACTTGGAACATGACATCGGCGTCGGTGTCCAAGAGATGCTTCTGCATGTTGGACAGCGGCGATGGCCTGTACACGGAGACGTCGCACCG comes from Panicum virgatum strain AP13 chromosome 4K, P.virgatum_v5, whole genome shotgun sequence and encodes:
- the LOC120703589 gene encoding uncharacterized protein LOC120703589 isoform X1, coding for MCDLFEVLLTSIIVCSCVASRRSCIYIKEVTVASQEMVKEHVDQILLEPADTDVTFLMEYRKYRDDVIMKNNYKENMMGVEVSNPRFFRALDLRLSNILPTMSFDNCDFHFSVAPVSCLKWSKKEVVAFPNLFT
- the LOC120703589 gene encoding uncharacterized protein LOC120703589 isoform X4, with the translated sequence MVKEHVDQILLEPADTDVTFLMEYRKYRDDVIMKNNYKENMMGVEVSNPRFFRALDLRLSNILPTMSFDNCDFHFSVAPVSCLKWSKKEVVAFPNLFT
- the LOC120703589 gene encoding uncharacterized protein LOC120703589 isoform X3; this translates as MWTRYCLSPPTRMSPSSCDLFSAEEMEWKHRFRNFGVEYRKYRDDVIMKNNYKENMMGVEVSNPRCSCLLSEVEQERSRCISQSLHLTELGQDVADRQ
- the LOC120703589 gene encoding uncharacterized protein LOC120703589 isoform X2, whose product is MWTRYCLSPPTRMSPSSCDLFSAEEMEWKHRFRNFGVEYRKYRDDVIMKNNYKENMMGVEVSNPRFFRALDLRLSNILPTMSFDNCDFHFSVAPVSCLKWSKKEVVAFPNLFT
- the LOC120702063 gene encoding BTB/POZ and MATH domain-containing protein 1-like is translated as MPTLDFSTANVAGGATRCKLQIHHYWEEDKINPNGQSLETPSFNAGDCYWCIYCDPEPDCIISTPTTGMSISVALDGRVARPIKARFVFSLLDRNGEPVPGHTVCTNVRKYSRAGSGYGSDVFIRKESLEEMASEYLVDADCFTIRCDVSVYRPSPLSNMQKHLLDTDADVMFQVAGEKFSAHRCVLRARSPVFKAELSRASTSGSSCIWIDDMLPQVFKSLLHFIYTDSLPEVTGVEGSMMAEHLLAAADRFGMQGLKLICEERLIRELNENTAAKILKLAVQHNSSFLREACFVFLSDPPVLEAAMAMNDGLLEQVAKICPALLKKMWAYEDDPMQDELDMCLTVCDEFLAVI